In Musa acuminata AAA Group cultivar baxijiao chromosome BXJ2-3, Cavendish_Baxijiao_AAA, whole genome shotgun sequence, the following proteins share a genomic window:
- the LOC103974869 gene encoding uncharacterized protein LOC103974869: protein MTMNARLHVNDREASARNVNPGPAFLLIQLISTYEGGKTSQELIGRLSLMSSTNTPMSIGLLHAVMSLVSTCSARMARAARKLSRRRCNVIPSARGKKMAVEEDANGELEDGGDGVWRRSILMGEKCQPLDFSGVIYYDADGRRLSEVPTQRSPLRSPLPSLPLKAPMTAN from the coding sequence ATGACCATGAACGCACGGCTCCATGTAAACGACAGGGAAGCAAGTGCAAGAAACGTGAACCCCGGACCTGCCTTCCTGCTCATCCAGCTTATAAGTACGTACGAGGGAGGGAAGACGTCACAGGAACTGATCGGAAGACTGTCCTTGATGAGTTCCACAAACACGCCCATGTCGATCGGGCTGCTCCACGCGGTGATGTCCCTGGTTTCCACCTGCTCCGCACGCATGGCGCGCGCAGCCAGGAAGCTGTCCAGGCGCCGGTGCAACGTCATCCCTTCCGCCCGCGGGAAGAAGATGGCCGTCGAGGAGGACGCCAACGGCGAGCTGGAGGACGGCGGGGACGGGGTGTGGCGGAGGTCGATACTGATGGGGGAGAAGTGCCAGCCGCTGGACTTCTCCGGGGTCATTTACTATGACGCGGACGGGCGGCGGCTCTCTGAGGTGCCGACGCAGCGCTCGCCGCTAAGGAGCCCCTTGCCTTCCTTGCCGCTGAAGGCTCCGATGACCGCCAATTAG